GACAGGAAGACAACATCTATTTTGGCAGGGGTGCAAAATATCACCTGTTTTATTCGATACGTTTAGATGTCATGATGAGAGTCTTATTATTTGTCCTGTCATTGAGAAACTCAAGCGAGTGAAAATGAAGATGGTATTATTTTATCATCGTTCTTGTTTGCCTTTTGCATTGGTCCCTATGCAGCAAGAACCTTTCGCCGGACTAGAAGTTACCAAGAAATTTCTGGCCTCGACTCATTGCTGGGTAGAATTTTATCTgccattaatttttgttttgttaagaTGTTGACACAATTGGTGCAAGACATGTTAATGATCAATTCAAGTTGATTGAAGCAGCTAACTCTTCAAACAAAGCTCGTCAGTTTGTGCCTGGGGGACTGTTTTCCGGGCTTCTGGCTTCTGGCTTCGGTGCATGTCAAAAAGCTAGTTTTGACTAATGGGTTGTGGCTTTTAACAGTCACGTAGTGAAAGTAGGTGAAACATATACATGAGATAgcaaaaaaactgaaaaaagatCGAACAATTAAGGACTTAATTACCGAAAAGTTCTGGCCAAATACTTGTTTAAAAGAAGTTCAGTTATAGGACTATTGGAAACATGCGACTATCTTAGGAAATATAGGATGGAAATTAGACCTACCTATGGTATGTGAAATTATGGTATGAAGTACGGATATGAACCTTCTATACTTCCAAGTAGCTCCTCTTCATCTAAATTGTGACTGTGCAGGAAGTTGTCATGGTTTAGGTTATAAGCTGACATATCCTATTGAACTTGTTACAAGAAGAGCAAAAAGTACAGGGATGAGTACTTACAGCTTAATCTAATCTCATAGGTGTTTTTCCATTCaaatttttaaccaaaaaaattggattggTTCAGGTGAACTGCAGCAAAGGCTCTGCATGTGATGAAAGTCTACTTGTCCTTAATTTGCCAAGACTGAATTATATCTCTAATGGCCTTTCAACACTGACTTCCGAAATCCATTGCGATACAAGCAAACCCGCGTGAGAGTTGCTCCATTATAGCCTCACACTCAATTGATGTCATAGTTGACCCCATATTTCTCCAATGAGGCTGCTATAACCATTAGGCAGATAGACCTTTTGTTATGTAGCATAAGCAAGTTTGGTGCCTCAATGGTCTTGTATTTCATGCTGAAATGAAAGAAAACCATTCGCATAGATGTGCTGTGTCTGATATGGCGGTGAAAGCAATTAACAAGACAATACACGCTAGCTCAGGAGGAAGAACACATTCAGAGTTTTAACTGTTCCAAGCCTGGTACTAACCAGTAACCACCAATGCAGCAGCTCTTGAAAGCTATGTCACTCGTGCCCATTTTGATAGGTCAAACTATATTACAGTGAAGACAAATAGTGAGAACCATGCTAGGTTCGACTTAAACTATCGTGAACTCCATATGTTTCTTGGCATCCGATTGATTCTGTTTACCATGGTAAAATAAGTTTACGCAGTGCTTTTCCGATTATTCCAGTTGGTCCATCGTGATTTGAACCCATTGAGCCCTCATCCCACCCTCCTGTAGGATCTTGAAACATCTCTTGCCCAAATGCTTGACTAATCCCAGAAGCAACTTCTCCTACTACCATATTCATACCTCCTTGATTAGCTTCATTTCTAACTGGAGCTGCATAAGTCAACCCTTGATTACGATGAAAAACAGTGAGCACTGGAGCTCCACCATTTGGCCCGAGGTATATTGGTAGATTATTCTTGCTTGAGTACTGCTTAAGTAGACAAAGCCATTGCTGCTGTACATTTGTCTTCCACTTGGAGAATTAATCCTCTGTAGAGCACAAGCAACGTTTGGTCGGTGTTGGGTGGCACCCATTCGAGGGTTTGAATTGTGTATGGGACCTCAGGTTGTGTTCGTCATCGTTCTGATTGGAGGGATACAAATTGCTTGATTAATACCTGAGCCACTACCACTGGTTGGGTCAAGTCCACGACCATTTGCTTGAGACCGGTTGAGGACTTGCTTGACTGGTGAACACAAGCAACATCTGGCTGGTACTGCGAGGAGACCATTGGGACGGGCGGCCGTGAGGCTATGTCGTTGAAGGGACCTTGAGTAGTTGTTGCCATGTTTTGACTAGCATGAGCTTGTTGAATTGTCTCTGAGACATTAACTTGCTTGAAGCCTTGAAAACTTTCGCATGACTTGCCAGATTGAGTAACAGCAGCGGTGTTGATGGTTGGCTTCTGTGTGCTATTAGGAAGACTAAGAGCTCTGCTTGAAACATCAAAAACTGGTTTCTCCTGAATGATGTTATGGACTTCCGGTGCTTCCTGAGATTTGAAGCAATGAAGGTGCACATCGCAATCACACTGTTGACAGCGATAGAGCCACTGGTCAGAACCTGGTCGTCCACAGATGTCGCATTGGAagccttcttctccttcgtaaGGAGGCGTAAACTCCGATAATAGACGGTGAGGGTGTGAATCATGGATAGCAGACAAGGGCTTTGTTGCGCACAGACTGGATATCTCTAAGGCAGATATTGTAATTGTAGGAGAAACCAGAACCAGGAGTCCCGCATGCCTTGCAATGAAAAGAGGGTGACAGGATAAGAATCAATTCATGATTCGAGTCTGAAGGGTGATAGATTTGTCTCGGCAACTCAGAGCAATCTCTGTGGAGAGAGAAGTCGCACGTTGCGCAGGCAAAATAGCCCTGGCCGGTGAGGATGCAAATTCTGCAGCTGGAGCAGATTTCTTCGCTTGTTTTCAAGAGTTTGGTGAGTTGTAGGGCGTGATCATGGCTGAAATGCATGATCACTTTCTCTTGACCTTCTGCTTGATTATTTAGTCTTCCCATACCTCTCCAATGTTTAGTTCCTCTCACTGAGGGACATCTTATTCTCATGGTCTAAAATCTGTTATCTACGTACGATCTGtgaagtgaaaaaggaaaatattgttgAAGTTGGTAAGGGGCGACCCACTGCAGGATGTGTGATTCACATGCATTGTGTGTTGTAAAATAtctgaaaaatataaaagcaaaagcaaactAATTAATTGTAAGCGGCACAATCACTAAAAATAACTGGCCAAACCTCTTTTTACACGGCCGATTGCATTATAAACAGCAATTAGAAACCACTATAATTTTGAGAGAACAATTATCTTCGTTGTtcgcacttttgctaattttgtcttattgacaaaaaattgctgacgtggacgctcAGCATCCTATGTGGTCTTGCCGGCGTTGGTGTGGATAATTATAAATAATATGTATAATATcgaatatttatatttatgttttttttatgtgtttatTTTTTCCTAGTTGCGGCGCCGGTGGTGGTTGACGCCCTTGCTGCCCATCGTCGGAGGGGTTGGCAGAGGTCGCCGACCCCGTGCGAGGGCGCCCACTTCTAGTCAACCATCGGTCGCCCAGGGCGAGGCCTTGTTGGCCCTCTCCCGAGGCTGTGAGCTTTGCTAGCCCTAACGAGGCTTCGGCGGCCCCAAGTGAGGGTTGGTGGCCCTCCCTAACATGGGAAAGCGTCGACATCATCTAGATTTAGACGTCCTCGCCCGGGCTGGCCGGGCCTTGGGCAGGAAAGACCTCACCTTGGCCTAGCAGAGGGCTGGCTACCCTCACCTAAGGCCGGCAACCTTTGTCGGCTCCTCTATCGATGGGCGGTGGTGGGCCGGTGCGGTGGCAGCCTCCACTAGAGCAGCCATTCCTTACGTTTTTAGTTTTGCTTGTTTAATAAAGttttaggttttcttttttagtttttaatctaatttaaaaacaaagaaacaaaaataaaaataaaaataaaaatattattgaaaattgtccacgtACGTGCCGGcaatccatgtcagcaattttatGTCAAAATTAGCCTGATGGACTGAATCGGCagaacatgaaaatgtttaggtctcAATcatcaaacttaaaaggtttaggactaaattggcaaaagtgcaaaaggtttaagacttcttatgcaattttcttgattttttacgTTAATGAATATGCAAAAGGTACCTTTTTATCATGGATATGGGTTTTAGAAATTTAGTTATAACTTTAAATTTTAGATGTGCATCCTCCCAGAGTTAGTTAGCACAGTAGATAAATCCCATCGAAAGCCTATCTCTTATTTGATCGGATTCTATCATTGGCTCGGAAAAGGAAACTACATCTTTTTCGTGGTGTGTCCAGATCTTATAAATTATTAGACTCCTCCTTTGGTTAGTGAAGAGTCTGCAAAGTTCCTTGCCTGCGATCGAGTGTTCACGAAAACATGAGTGTTCAACAGGCAGATTGGGCATCTCTTCCAGGAGACATTATGGATACTATTTTGAAGAAGTTGGGATCGTTTGATGAATACTTCCGCGTCGGCCGGGTATGTATGTCGTGGTTTTCTTTTGTCAAGGATCATACAGAGTTTAAGGAGTTATCGCGCAAACAAGCTCCGTTATTAGTGATTCCAGCGATAAATAATCGTCGAGATAGACGTAATTTGTACAGTGTGATAGATGGCAAGACTTATGGTGTGCAAGTAATTTTGCGCTACAATAGAAGATGTGTCGGCTCTAGCCATGGATGGTTGGCGACCGTGGGAAGAAAGATGGTTATAACCCTCACGAATCCATTCTCGCAAAGACAAATTCGTCTTCCTCCGATATTCAATCCTCCCAAGGGAGACATCACAAAAGGCAATCCTCATTGCTTTTATTTGTGGGTTTATAAAGTTATTATGTCTGATGATCCAGATCTGTGTCCGGAAAATTGTGTGGTGGGAGCGATTTACAGTGGGTTTGCTAGATTAGCATTTATCAAGTTGGGTGATGAATGTTGGACTTACGTGGACATGAATCTCACATTATTTACCGATATTATATTTTCTCGCAAATTATTGCATGCAGTTGACAGATATGGAAAGCTCATATCTGTCGACCTTAGTATCGACTCATATGTCGgggaaaatgaagtagaagtCATTGTGCCGCGTTGTATGCCAAGGCAGTCAGATTTTGCATACATCGTCGAATCGCGCAACGGAAACATACTTATGGTTCGAAGATTTCTGGTGAAGCAACCGGAGCACAAGGATCTTTACCTTACCagagaaattagggttttcaaGCTTAAAAGGAATTCAAGCGCGCGCTCAGGGTGGATTGAGGTTAAGAACCTGGACGGGGAGTCCTTATTTGTCGGAGATAGTCATTCGAcatcactttcttcttcagAAATTCCCGGGGTGAAGCCGAACTGCATCTATTATACGGATGATTACTTCCACGATGGACACTATCACTACAAAGAAGATGGACCTCTGGATATGGGAGTGTTCGATATGGACAATGGAAGCTTCGGATCACATTACGTTCTGGATCCTTCTCAGAAGCAATTTCCTCCTGCAATATTCATTACGCCGAGTTTCTCACATAATTTTCCTTAGATTGACTTTATAGTTATAAGCAATTATTTATATGGGAGATTTTCACCTCATCGAGAGACCTTTGTAAGTTTTTACTTCGTTTATCGCTCACTGTGTTTAGCTGCACCTTCAAGCAATCTTATAAAAAACTTAATTACGCAAAATTATGTAAAACCCAGGAGCATAATTGTTGGGTATTTGATCCAcaaattttcctcttctcagCAAGCCAAACAGTAATTTCACCGGGGCAGTACTTCACATTATTATTTTTACTCATTAGATGACATTTTGGCTCATtgtgatgtttttttttagcttttttcttttggtctggATTCATTGTGATGTTGAGAATGccatgtttctttttgttttttttttttaaacttttcttgGCCAAATTATTCAAGCAGATTTAGTTTGATGGCGTATCGCATTGATTTTGTTGGAATTATACTTGTGAcatgttttttactttttcttttgtttgccgTCATTATGGATAGAGCTAGACTTTTAAGAAACTCAAGTGGGGCACTACAATTTCAATCTATGGGGaattccttgaaaaaaaaaaatgaaggtatAATTTTAAGAAACTCTTGgacaaaaaagcaaaataggTGGCATATTAATAGATGGGACCATGTTTGACCTTCAAATTTTAAGTGAGGGCACTTTGCTAGTTACCcaagccagaaaaaaaaaaaaaaaaacagaagaggaAATTTGACACTAAAGGCAATTCCGTCCTATCACACCTCCGGGTGTGGCGGAGACAAACCGGCTATACCGATAACGCGGGCGGCCTCGATGAAATTAATTTTGTGTTAAGGATTGTTTAGATTTTATTGCCTGCTCTTGATTTGAGAACTTTGTAAATAATAAAGTACGAAATAAATAACTTTGAATCTTTTAATTTAGAACAAAATGGCAACTAACATATACTAGAATAAAAAACGATAAAATCAAAAGCTCCACCAGAAAATTTCGTCCGGCTACAACTCCGGGTGTGGTGCAAACAAACCTGCTGTAAGACATGGGTGTAATGAGCAATTCGAGTTGATTGAAACAGTTGACTTTTGGAAATGCCTAGCATGACCGTCCCACCAATTCTGACGGTGGGACGGTCAAACTCTAATCACAAACCCCTTTTTGTGAAATCGGATCACCTGCTGGTCCGGTTTCACCAAAAGGACTgccaaatttctttttcttttttttttttaaattgtaagctaaaattaaaaaaacaaaattataggAGGATAATATCcaattgataatattcaaataataagttgcaacttttaaaatagtAGATATTATTCTCCGACCAAATAAAAAGATCACAAGGATATCGTTcccaaaatacaaaaatattcttaataactcaaaaaaataggaacatACACTTAAAATGTTGGCTTCACAACTAAACGAAATCATTGTGCAATGCAATGGCTTCTCATTCCTTTCGCTCAAATGAAATTAATCCAGAAGGACTCTCCGGTGATCTAAAATTAAGACCAATTATATTGATTATgcacaaaacaaatgaagcaaaGAAGAACTCAAAATAAGAATTAGTAGAGAAAAAAATGTACCCTGTTGATCCAAATCTCGTTGATGAAGATGTGCAGGGACCTAAAACATTGCAAAGTCAATCTTAGGATCACATGAGTCAAAgctaaagtttaaaaaaaaaaatgatcaaatctCGTATATGAAGATGTGCAGACTGCAGAGAGCTAAAACATTACAAAGTCAATCTTTGGTCTATTTTTATACATTACCTATTCCAACGTTTGGTTCATTGAGAATATTCACATGACCATGAGACACCCGACCCTATATCATTTCACACAGATAAAAAGTCAATTTATAGTAGGGTACTTTATTTCAAAGCAAACTTATAACAAGTATCGGCAATGATTGAAAACGTCCGATCCTTTGTTGATTACAAATCATATTTTGAGCATAGGTACGGTGACTCGTTTGATCCAGATTCCTACTAGTGTGAAAACTAATGAGATTCCTTGTCCCCTAGTTCCTATTTTCGTATTTTGGGAACAATATTTatgtaatctttttatttggccGGAGAATAATATCTACTGTTTTAGAAGTTGCAATTTGAATACCAGTCCCATAAGCAACTTCTCCAACTGCCATATTCATACCTCCTTATTTAGCTTCATTTCTAACCGGAGCTGCATAAGTTAACCCTTGATTACGTTGACGAACAGTGAGCACTGGAGCTCTACCATTTGGCCCGATGTACGGTGCCCTCGTCCATCGGGCCACTAATATGTGCCCGTAGCTCTTCCGCAACTCCCTCCCTAAGGAAGGCTAATATTAAGAACTAAAGGAGCAATAACACTTTTTCGCGTATATTGGTAGGttatttcttgcttgagtactGCTTAAGTAGACAAAGCCATTGCTGCTCTACGTTTGTCTTCCACTCGGAAAATTAGTCCCCTGTGCAGCATAAACAACGTTTGGTCGGTGTTGGGTGGCAACCATTGGAGGGTTTGAATTGTGTATGGGACTGTGTTCGTCATCGTTCTGTGTGTGATACAAACTGCTTGATTAATACCTGAGCCACTACCACTAGTTGGGTCAAGCCCACGACCATTTGCTTGAGACCCGGTTGAGGACTTGCTTGACTAGTAAAGACAAGCAACATTTGGCCTGTACTGCGAGGAGACCATTGGGACGCGCTGTGAGGCTGTGTTGTTGACGGCAACTTGAGtagttgttgctgctgctgccatGTTTTGACTAGCAAGAGCTTGTTAAATTGTCCCTGAGACACTAGCTTGCTTGAAGCCTTGAGACTTGCCAGATTGAGTAACAGTAGTGGTGTCGATGCCTGGCTTCTGTGGGCTATTAGGAAGACTAAGAGCTCTGCTTGAAGATTCAAAAGTTGGTTTCTCCTGAATGATGTTATGGACTTCAGGTTCTGCCAGAGATTTGGAGCAATGAAGGTGCACATCGTTGTCAcgctatgaagcaccgacacgtgAAGAAGGCAACcgcgtcggtgtcggacacgcatcggacacggacacgcgtccgacacgcggtcaacgcgtgtcggagATCTGACACGGAGTCAACGCCAGTGACACGCTCGGGACACGCGAGTCGGAGAGGAAGGAGGGCGTGAAAAGTACTGATCTGGAGCCATGACAGAGACGAAGGAGAGAGCCGGCGACCGCAAGTCGGTGGAGAAGGAGTGCGGGGAAAGCGCGGATCTGGAGGAGAAGACAGAGTGCAGAGTTGTAGGTAGAAGCAGATGCAGCGACGAGTAGAAAGCGAGCCAGCGCCAGAGCGAGCAGAGAGCGAACGCCGGAGGAGAGACGAGGCAGCTAAAATCACGGAGGTCggcgtcgccgtcgccgtcgcttgcttcgcgagacagagaggTAGGGGCGACGCAAGATGAGAGAGAGCGCTGGGAAGACACAGgatgagaagagaagatgagagaggagagagagcgttaGCGTGGGGAACGAGATATTTCctaaaagtaaagagagagcgGGGGAGGTGGGAGAGGGGGGCAACACAAAAtcagagagaggggagagatcGTTGGGAAAACGCAAgatgagaagatgaagatgagagagCCATTGACGTGGGGAAGACGAAAGATGAcgggagagagtgagagagcgTTCAGTCTGTGTCTCATCAAGTCATTTCGGGAAGCATCCTTCGGTCAAgtgattcatttttcttttttattttattatcttttttccttgatTGGCTGAGCTTAAATTACGGGCTGAATTAcagtagaaatttattttttatttttttgtaaattctctatttctataaaatgtcataaaaataataaattatctttgtatataaaaaatattcttttaataaacaacgtgtcccaacgtgtcgaaattctctattttttgagaaaggacgtatcggcgtgtcgtgtcgtgtcgtgtcccgtgtcgtgtccgtgctacatagttGTCACGCTGTTGACAGCGGTATAGCCACCGGCGAGAACCTGCTCGTCCACAATGTCGCATTGGAagccttcttctccttcgtaaGCAGGCGGTGGGAATCATGGGTAGCAGAAAAGGGCTTCGTTGCGCAGAGACTGTGGATATCTCCAAGGCAGATATTGCAATTGTAGGAGAAACCGGAACCAAGAGTCCCGCATGCCTTGCGATGAAAAGAGGGTGACAGGATAAGAATCAATTCATGATTCGAGTCTGAAGGGTGATAAATTTTTGTCGGCAATTCAGAGCAATCTCTTCTTGTTTCCTTCGGAGGAACTTGGCACGGAGGTGACATTTTTGGGGAGGACTAGATAATCCCGGCAGTCCAACCGAACCATGAGGACTGATCATACTGTTGTAGGCTTAATTCATGTTGTTACTATGCAATGACGTGTTGCCAACATGTTGCTAGTGATCGGATGAATTTTTGATTTGAAAcgttcttttaaaaagaaaaaaagaaaacagtttGGTAAAATGTTTTTTATTCATTGCCATGTTTTGAAGaacgtgcttttttttttttttcttttcggggcCAAATTATTCaagttgatttgatttgatggcTTATCCAATCAATCTTgttagctctttttttttcattgcacATGAtgagtgagtttttttttttttttttttatcgaaacaCATAACGAGTGAGTTTCCGGTGCATAAATTTACAATTTCTAGTTTCAAGTTTAAACTTTCACCTTACTCAAATGCTTACAAATGATTTTAGATGTGGAGGATTAACGAATAATCAATTTCAGTGTATGACAGTAGAACATAATTGGAAGCCTTGACTATAGtttaggaaggaaaaaaaagaaagaagaaataaagcGCGAGGATTTACTCTCCATTAAACCTCGAGGCCTCtcggttttctctttttctttatacaAAGCCCCGGGAATTTCATTAATAGAAATAGCAGATAGAGGACAAGGCTGGTTTGTCTACATCCACACCCAGATTTGTGATCGGACGGAAGTGTCAAATTTAAGATTTGAAGGTCAAACATGGGTCTCATCTGTTAATgtgccaatgtttttttttaccagaaACTTGTCATCTGTTGATTTATAGTGCCCGAGGCTTTGtataagaaaaagagaaaaccgaATAATAAACTTAAGAGGTAGAGAGACTTAATTTTTAGATTTGTAGAAACATAACAACT
The genomic region above belongs to Rhodamnia argentea isolate NSW1041297 chromosome 6, ASM2092103v1, whole genome shotgun sequence and contains:
- the LOC125315551 gene encoding putative F-box protein At5g55150; amino-acid sequence: MSVQQADWASLPGDIMDTILKKLGSFDEYFRVGRVCMSWFSFVKDHTEFKELSRKQAPLLVIPAINNRRDRRNLYSVIDGKTYGVQVILRYNRRCVGSSHGWLATVGRKMVITLTNPFSQRQIRLPPIFNPPKGDITKGNPHCFYLWVYKVIMSDDPDLCPENCVVGAIYSGFARLAFIKLGDECWTYVDMNLTLFTDIIFSRKLLHAVDRYGKLISVDLSIDSYVGENEVEVIVPRCMPRQSDFAYIVESRNGNILMVRRFLVKQPEHKDLYLTREIRVFKLKRNSSARSGWIEVKNLDGESLFVGDSHSTSLSSSEIPGVKPNCIYYTDDYFHDGHYHYKEDGPLDMGVFDMDNGSFGSHYVLDPSQKQFPPAIFITPSFSHNFP